A single genomic interval of Rhododendron vialii isolate Sample 1 chromosome 3a, ASM3025357v1 harbors:
- the LOC131319739 gene encoding uncharacterized protein LOC131319739, with the protein MGCFEGRTDAHANDFYPSGLAPDEVASVTRVLEPDRWSIAEERTAELIACIQPNQLSEERRSAVTSYVQRLITSCISCQVFTFGSVPLKTYLPDGDIDLTAFGNNESSKDTWANEVRDMLISEEKNENAEFCVKEVQYIQAEVKIIKCLVDDIVVDISFNQLGGLCTLCFLGEVDILVRQNHLFKRSIILIKAWCYYESRILGAHHGLISTYALETLVLYIFHVFNDSFAGPLEVLYRFLEFFSKFDWDNFCVGLWGPVPIRSLPDMTADPPRKDGGELLLSKRFLNDCSYVYSAFPIGQENHELPFMSKHFNVIDPLRANNNLGRSVSKGNFFRIRSAFAFGAQRLARLLDCPKENIVAEVNQFFMNTLDRHGKQLRHDAPRLLPVNRNGIRKSNNLGNSSSKNMVKENSASHESEVEMTGASHASHSVLSQHENQLLKQESRPNTQTPAVSHTHSQNKYTTSTSSMASDLNHDLKHSSNSNANAHAFNGRSSRPDHIGNEIHGRYQFARTHSSPELTDTSRQISTQGRHNKASETLEPTATRFDNNNRRNLATEVSENSNAISSTEGLPASRHHLIHAPVESNGDSYGHHGESDLGHIGDDRISVAEAIQLQQEEQDFVNMMAASTLPSYNGHVHRPVNFASGHLPIPLSPSILASLGYAHRNSAGISPANISSYEVPWGGPNMHYSQGLVSPPISQYFSSMGLASNQEEILEPIDNVVSRETCQGNSDHCLWSEPDVDSLRGSDVNNGSFQVQPSEERENFTPPGYPIPSSPVNSLDIYPTKAHMSFNDDRGPIRTEFGDKFVPLSLATSRMKQSSEDSLDGSSMRTSRSTRDRRGRKSAPSGDRSALHVNGWQYDSESVDYVSSKNDDDNGDWSPLSTVHTEVSENTSSIVQSREIPGYEPAQLGGSKPMFPIAPVFVHPGSRQRLVDNNGGLPFAFYPTGPPIPFVTMLPFYNYPPEKGTSDSSTNHFDQRLDSTENHDEPEILVCSSSAKRDAFAEPSVEHTSDILNGDFESHWLNLQHGRLCQNPRDQGTTHYPSSPVAPPMYMQRPLNANANLFTQLMGYGPPMIPVSSLHPGTNRPLSGYGHYGDEIRRGRNGTGTYLPNPKMSFRDRHSSNGRNKGNYSYDRYDQSGDREGNWNAHSKHRFGGRGRGRNQFEKQNVRVDRTISSNSRSERPDSAPSNQSHISPIHPVDSMHNGSSNGAYGMYPLPVMNPNGVSPGTTGPPVFMLYQCAQNMASGSSAEHLEFGSLGTMHFRGVNEVQLGGGSSNSINVQQNLRIDSAESSPDMPSSPNLQR; encoded by the exons GTATTCACGTTTGGGTCAGTTCCGCTCAAGACATATCTACCTGATGGGGACATTGATTTAACTGCATTTGGTAACAATGAAAGTTCAAAGGACACTTGGGCAAATGAGGTTCGTGATATGCTAATTAGCGAAGAGAAGAATGAGAATGCTGAATTCTGTGTAAAGGAAGTTCAGTACATTCAGGCAGAG GTGAAGATAATTAAGTGCCTTGTAGATGACATTGTAGTGGACATATCTTTTAACCAGCTTGGTGGTTTATGTACTCTGTGCTTCCTTGGGGAG GTTGACATATTGGTAAGACAAAATCATCTATTCAAGCGCAGCATTATATTGATTAAAGCTTGGTGTTACTACGAAAGCCGGATACTGGGTGCTCATCATGGACTTATTTCAACTTATGCTCTGGAAACCTTGGTTTTGTACATATTCCATGTTTTCAATGACTCCTTTGCGGGACCACTAGAG GTACTTTATCGTTTTCTTGAATTCTTCAGCAAGTTTGACTGGGACAACTTTTGTGTTGGCCTTTGGGGTCCAGTTCCCATTCGTTCACTTCCTGATATGACAG CTGATCCTCCTCGAAAGGATGGTGGAGAGCTGTTACTCAGCAAACGTTTTCTTAATGATTGTAGCTATGTATACTCTGCTTTTCCTATTGGTCAAGAAAACCATGAGTTACCTTTCATGTCCAAACATTTCAACGTCATAGATCCTTTGCGAGCAAACAATAACCTTGGGCGTAGTGTCAGTAAAG GTAATTTCTTCAGGATTCGTAGTGCCTTTGCTTTTGGGGCTCAACGCCTGGCAAGACTACTTGATTGCCCAAAAGAGAATATAGTTGCTGAAGTCAACCAGTTTTTCATGAACACATTGGACCGGCATGGGAAGCAGCTTCGCCATGATGCACCGAGATTGCTACCTGTTAACAGGAATGGCATTCGAAAGTCTAATAATCTTGGAAATTCTTCAAGTAAGAATATGGTCAAAGAAAATTCTGCTAGTCATGAATCTGAAGTTGAGATGACTGGTGCTTCTCACGCCTCCCATAGTGTTCTCTCTCAGCATGAGAATCAGTTACTGAAACAAGAATCTAGGCCCAATACACAAACTCCTGCAGTTTCTCATACTCACAGCCAAAATAAATATACCACCTCTACTAGCTCTATGGCCTCTGATCTGAATCATGACTTGAAGCATAGTAGTAATTCAAATGCGAATGCACATGCTTTTAATGGTAGAAGTTCTAGACCAGATCACATTGGTAATGAAATACACGGCAGGTATCAGTTTGCAAGGACCCATTCTAGTCCTGAGCTTACCGATACATCTCGTCAAATTTCAACTCAAGGACGGCATAACAAAGCATCAGAAACATTAGAGCCAACTGCTACCAGGTTTGATAACAACAATAGGAGAAACTTGGCCACAGAGGTTTCAGAGAACAGCAATGCAATATCTTCAACTGAAGGCCTCCCTGCTTCAAGGCATCATTTGATTCATGCTCCTGTTGAGTCAAACGGCGATTCATATGGTCACCACGGTGAATCTGATTTAGGTCATATTGGAGATGACAGAATTTCTGTTGCTGAGGCGATCCAGTTGCAACAGGAAGAGCAAGATTttgttaacatgatggctgcTTCAACTCTTCCTAGTTATAATGGACATGTTCATAGGCCAGTGAATTTTGCTTCTGGTCATCTGCCTATCCCACTATCACCTTCTATTTTAGCTTCTTTGGGATATGCTCACAGAAATTCAGCTGGTATTTCCCCGGCTAACATTTCTTCCTATGAGGTCCCTTGGGGTGGCCCTAATATGCATTATTCACAAGGTTTAGTGTCTCCGCCAATATCCCAATATTTTTCAAGTATGGGGTTGGCCTCAAATCAAGAAGAAATCCTTGAACCAATTGACAATGTGGTAAGTAGGGAAACATGTCAGGGGAATAGTGATCATTGTTTGTGGTCTGAGCCGGATGTGGATTCCCTCAGAGGGTCTGATGTTAATAATGGAAGTTTCCAAGTACAACCatcagaggagagagaaaatttcacTCCACCAGGGTATCCCATTCCCTCGTCTCCAGTAAACAGCTTGGACATTTATCCAACAAAAGCTCACATGTCATTCAATGATGACAGAGGGCCCATTAGGACAGAATTTGGTGATAAATTTGTTCCACTTTCCCTTGCTACTTCAAGAATGAAGCAGTCTTCTGAAGATTCTTTGGATGGATCATCTATGAGAACTTCAAGGTCTACAAGGGACAGACGGGGGAGGAAATCAGCTCCCTCTGGAGATCGTTCTGCTTTGCATGTAAATGGGTGGCAATATGACTCTGAGTCGGTCGATTATGTTTCTTCGAAGAATGATGACGACAATGGAGACTGGAGTCCACTGTCAACAGTTCATACAGAAGTGTCAGAAAACACTTCTTCAATTGTGCAGTCCCGTGAAATACCAGGTTATGAACCAGCACAGCTCGGTGGATCAAAGCCAATGTTTCCTATTGCTCCGGTTTTTGTGCATCCTGGGTCAAGGCAAAGACTTGTTGACAACAATGGGGGGTTACCCTTTGCGTTTTATCCCACAGGGCCACCAATTCCTTTTGTTACTATGCTTCCTTTCTACAATTACCCCCCTGAGAAAGGAACTTCTGATTCATCCACAAACCATTTTGATCAAAGATTAGATTCTACTGAGAACCATGATGAGCCAGAGATTTTAGTTTGTTCTAGTTCTGCAAAACGGGACGCGTTTGCTGAGCCTTCTGTAGAGCACACCTCTGATATTTTGAATGGTGACTTTGAAAGCCATTGGCTGAATCTCCAGCATGGACGGTTATGCCAGAATCCGAGAGATCAAGGAACCACACATTATCCATCCTCTCCTGTTGCGCCGCCAATGTACATGCAGAGACCTCTAAATGCAAATGCGAACCTTTTCACACAGCTTATGGGTTATGGGCCCCCCATGATTCCTGTTTCATCTTTGCATCCTGGTACTAATAGGCCTTTGAGTGGTTATGGACACTATGGTGATGAAATTCGTAGAGGTCGCAATGGGACTGGGACTTACCTGCCTAATCCT AAGATGTCTTTTAGAGACCGGCACTCTTcaaatggaagaaacaaggGGAATTACAGCTATGACCGTTATGATCAATCTGGTGACAGAGAAGGCAATTGGAATGCCCATTCAAAGCATAGATTTGGTGGTCGTGGCCGCGGTCGCAACCAATTTGAGAAGCAGAATGTCAGAGTAGATAGAACTATATCAAGCAATAGCCGATCTGAAAGGCCTGACTCTGCCCCTTCAAACCAATCTCATATCAGCCCAATCCACCCTGTAGATTCCATGCATAATGGATCCTCAAATGGAGCATACGGCATGTATCCACTACCAGTCATGAATCCTAATGGAGTTTCTCCTGGGACAACTGGACCTCCTGTCTTTATGCTATATCAGTGTGCCCAAAACATGGCTTCCGGCTCTTCTGCCGAGCATCTTGAATTTGGGTCTCTTGGAACAATGCATTTCCGTGGTGTAAATGAAGTGCAGCTTGGTGGAGGTTCATCGAACAGTATCAATGTGCAGCAAAATTTAAGGATAGATTCTGCAGAGTCTTCGCCAGATATGCCCTCCTCACCCAATCTTCAAAGATAA
- the LOC131319740 gene encoding probable trehalose-phosphate phosphatase 2, producing the protein MGFQGAEANVNDTESISKARHNKDGDLALTFLTTCDHTTDVLTAAHTSYKSWLNEHPSALRSFKGMMSSAKGKKIVVFLDYDGTLSPIVHDPAHAFMSDPMRSAVREVAKCFPTAIISGRSRDKVYEFVKLDEVYYAGSHGMDIRGPPQQLKSYDGKYQTCRALDEKGNEYVIFQPAQEFLPAIKEILKELDKKTRGIQGVVIEDNRFCGSVHYRHVQESDFALLHEKVQSVLGKYPQFHLTRGKKVMEIRPSIKWNKGHALEYLLDALGFKGSDNVFPIHIGDDRTDEDAFKVLKSKGLGHPIIVSSIPQDTVASHSLRDPSEVLSFLRRLARWTENSTY; encoded by the exons ATGGGATTTCAAGGAGCAGAAGCGAATGTTAACGATACTGAATCAATCTCCAAAGCAAGGCACAACAAGGATGGCGATCTTGCTCTCACTTTTTTAACCACTTGTGATCATACCACTGATGTACTAACTGCAGCCCATACGAGTTATAAGTCTTGGTTG AATGAGCACCCTTCGGCATTGAGAAGTTTCAAAGGGATGATGAGCAGTGCTAAGGGGAAGAAGATTGTGGTGTTTTTGGATTACGATGGAACCCTCTCACCAATTGTGCATGACCCCGCCCATGCCTTCATGTCTGATCCG ATGCGATCGGCAGTACGCGAAGTTGCAAAGTGCTTCCCGACGGCCATAATCAGCGGCAGGAGCCGAGACAAG GTTTACGAGTTTGTGAAGTTAGACGAGGTATACTACGCGGGGAGCCATGGCATGGACATAAGGGGTCCGCCGCAGCAGCTCAAGTCATACGATGGCAAGTACCAAACCTGCAGAGCCCTCGATGAAAAG GGGAATGAGTATGTAATCTTCCAACCGGCGCAGGAGTTTCTGCCTGCAATCAAAGAG ATACTAAAAGAGTTGGATAAGAAAACCAGGGGAATACAAGGTGTGGTGATAGAAGACAACAGGTTCTGCGGTTCTGTTCATTACCGCCACGTTCAAGAATCG GATTTTGCATTGTTACACGAAAAGGTGCAGTCTGTGCTCGGGAAGTATCCGCAATTTCACCTGACGAGAGGGAAAAAGGTGATGGAAATCCGGCCGTCGATTAAGTGGAACAAAGGTCATGCCCTTGAGTACTTACTCGACGCTTTGGGTTTCAAGGGCTCCGATAACGTCTTCCCGATTCATATAGGCGACGATCGCACCGATGAAGATGCTTTCAAG GTTTTGAAAAGCAAAGGCTTGGGTCATCCGATCATCGTATCGTCCATACCGCAGGACACCGTGGCCTCGCACTCGCTTCGCGATCCCTCAGAAGTATTGTCGTTCTTGAGACGATTGGCGAGATGGACGGAGAATTCTACTTACTAG
- the LOC131319742 gene encoding probable trehalose-phosphate phosphatase 2: MRGSLAKLYQAVGFQRAVANVEDIESISKARHDRDGAASLTVLNPSDHTIDESLNATHTSYSSWLNDHPSALRCFKGMLSSAKGKRIVVFLDYDGTLSPIVNDPDCAFMSDPMRSAVREVAKRFPTAIISGRSRDKVHEFVKLDEVYYAGSHGMDIRGPPQQVKTYDGKYQTKALDKKGNEFIIFQPALEFLPAIKEMLKELEKKARGIQGVVIEDNRFCVSVHYRHVRESDYGLLHEKVQSVLGKYPHFHLTRGKKVMEIRPSIKWNKGHALEYLLDTLGFTGTDNVLPVYIGDDRTDEDAFEVLKSKGLGYPIIVSSTPRDTMAAYSLRDTSEVLLFLIRLARWRENSSF, translated from the exons atgaggGGGAGCTTGGCAAAGCTATACCAAGCAGTGGGATTTCAAAGAGCTGTGGCGAATGTGGAGGACATTGAATCCATCTCCAAAGCAAGGCATGATAGGGATGGTGCTGCCTCTCTCACTGTATTAAACCCTAGTGATCACACCATCGATGAATCCTTGAATGCTACCCACACAAGTTACAGCTCTTGGTTG AATGATCACCCTTCTGCATTGAGATGCTTCAAAGGGATGTTGAGCAGTGCTAAGGGGAAGAGGATTGTGGTGTTTCTGGATTATGATGGCACTCTCTCCCCAATTGTGAACGATCCCGACTGTGCCTTCATGTCTGACCCG ATGCGGTCGGCTGTGCGCGAAGTTGCTAAGCGCTTTCCAACGGCCATAATCAGCGGCAGGAGCCGAGACAAG GTACATGAATTTGTCAAGTTGGACGAGGTATACTACGCGGGTAGCCATGGGATGGATATAAGAGGTCCACCGCAGCAGGTCAAGACTTATGACGGcaagtaccaaaccaaagccctCGATAAAAAG GGGAATGAGTTCATAATCTTTCAACCCGCGCTGGAGTTTTTGCCTGCAATCAAAGAG ATGCTAAAAGAGTTGGAGAAGAAAGCCAGGGGAATACAGGGTGTGGTGATAGAAGACAATAGGTTCTGTGTCTCTGTACATTACCGCCACGTCCGGGAATCG GATTATGGATTGTTACACGAGAAAGTGCAGTCTGTGCTTGGGAAGTATCCGCATTTTCACCTGACGAGAGGCAAAAAGGTGATGGAAATCCGGCCGTCGATTAAGTGGAACAAAGGTCACGCTCTTGAGTACTTACTCGACACTCTGGGTTTTACGGGCACGGATAATGTCCTCCCAGTTTATATCGGTGATGATCGGACCGATGAAGATGCTTTCGAG GTTTTGAAAAGCAAAGGTTTAGGGTATCCGATCATCGTATCGTCCACACCACGGGACACCATGGCCGCATACTCGCTACGCGATACCTCCGAAGTATTGTTGTTCTTGATACGATTGGCGAGATGGCGGGAGAATTCTTCTTTCTAG